From a region of the Cucumis sativus cultivar 9930 chromosome 6, Cucumber_9930_V3, whole genome shotgun sequence genome:
- the LOC101207486 gene encoding PH, RCC1 and FYVE domains-containing protein 1, with protein MSRMDRMTSDLNRNGPVERDIEQSIIALKKGAYLLKYGRRGKPKFCPFRLSNDESVLIWFSGKEEKLLKLSHVSRIISGQRTPIFQRYPRPEKEYQSFSLIYNDRSLDLICKDKDEAEVWFNGLKTLISRSHHRKWRTESRSDGMQSEANSPRTYTRRSSPLNSPFGSNDSLQKDGDFRLQSPYGSPPKNGMDKALSDVILYTVPPKGFFPSDSASISVNSLSSGSSEMHGPMKAMGIDAFRVSLSSAVSSSSQGSGHDDGDALGDVFIWGEGTGDGVLGGGSHKVGSCFSLKMDSLLPKALESAVVLDVQNIACGGRHAALVTKQGEIFTWGEESGGRLGHGVDSDVLQPKLVDALGNTNIELVSCGEYHTCAVTLSGDLYTWGDGTYNFGLLGHGNEVSHWIPKKINGPLEGIHVSSIACGPWHTAVVTSAGQLFTFGDGTFGVLGHGDRGSVTMPREVESLKGLRTVRAACGVWHTAAVVEVMVGSSSSSNCSSGKLFTWGDGDKGRLGHGDKETKLVPTCVAALVDPNFCRVSCGHSMTVALTTSGHVYTMGSPVYGQLGNPHADGKVPVRVEGKLSKSFVEEIACGAYHVAVLTSRTEVYTWGKGANGRLGHGDTDDRNSPTLVEALKDKQVKSIACGTNFTAAICLHKWVSGFDQSMCSGCHLPFNFKRKRHNCYNCGLVFCHSCSSKKCHKASMAPNPNKPYRVCDNCYNKLRKALETDASSQSSVSRRRSINQGSTDFVEKEEKPESVKSRAQLARFSSMESVKQGENQFSKKNKKFECNSSRVSPVPNGGSQWGAISKSFNPVFGSSKKFFSASVPGSRIVSRATSPISRRASPPRSTTPTPTLGGLTSPKIAVDDAKRTNDSLSQEVVKLKAQVENLTRKAQLQEVEMERTTKQLKEALAFAAAEATKCNAAKEVIMSLTAQLKEMAERLPVGAARNIKSPSLASLGSSPPFNDVVTPSIDRSNGQTMSLEADVIESNSHLLSNGSSTASIRSSGHNRPANSDSTTRNGNKVKESDSRHDAEWVEQDEPGVYITFTSLQGGAKDLKRVRFSRKRFTEKQAEQWWAENRARVYDQYNVRTIDKSSVGVGSEDLAH; from the exons ATGTCGAGGATGGATAGGATGACTTCAGATCTTAATAGGAATGGTCCGGTGGAAAGGGATATCGAGCAG TCTATTATTGCGCTAAAGAAGGGAGCCTATCTGCTAAAGTATGGAAGGAGGGGAAAACCAAAATTCTGTCCTTTCCGGCTTTCTAAT GATGAGTCTGTTCTAATTTGGTTTTCAGGAAAAGAGGAGAAACTCCTTAAACTAAGCCATGTTTCTAGAATAATATCTGGGCAACGCACT CCGATATTTCAAAGGTATCCACGGCCAGAGAAGGAATACCAGTCGTTTTCTCTAATATATAATGACAGATCTTTAGATTtg ATTTGCAAGGATAAAGATGAAGCTGAAGTTTGGTTCAATGGTTTGAAAACATTAATTTCCCGTAGTCATCACCGTAAATGGAGAACAGAATCTAGGAGTGATGGGATGCAATCTGAAGCAAATAGTCCTCGAACTTACACCAGAAGAAGCTCTCCCCTTAATTCACCGTTTGGTAGTAATGATAGCTTGCAAAAG GACGGTGATTTTCGACTTCAGAGTCCATATGGAAGTCCTCCTAAAAATGGAATGGATAAGGCGTTATCAGATGTTATATTGTACACTGTTCCTCCCAAGGGGTTCTTCCCTTCTGATTCTGCCAGTATATCAGTCAATTCTTTATCATCAGGTAGCTCAGAAATGCATGGTCCGATGAAAGCAATGGGAATTGATGCTTTTCGAGTTAGTTTATCAAGTGCTGTTAGCTCTTCCAGCCAAGGCTCAGGTCATGATGACGGCGATGCCTTGGGGGATGTTTTTATTTGGGGTGAAGGAACTGGGGATGGTGTTCTTGGTGGTGGAAGTCATAAAGTTGGAAGTTGTTTCAGTCTCAAAATGGATTCTTTGCTTCCTAAAGCACTGGAATCTGCTGTAGTTCTGGATGTTCAGAACATTGCTTGTGGTGGACGTCATGCTGCCTTGGTGACAAAGCAAGGAGAAATTTTCACATGGGGGGAGGAATCAGGAGGCAGGCTTGGGCATGGTGTTGATTCTGATGTTTTGCAACCAAAGCTTGTAGATGCCCTTGGTAATACAAACATTGAATTGGTATCTTGTGGTGAGTATCACACATGTGCTGTTACCCTCTCTGGTGATTTGTACACATGGGGTGATGGAACTTACAATTTTGGTCTTCTTGGCCATGGGAATGAAGTAAGCCACTGGATTCCCAAAAAGATAAATGGACCATTGGAGGGCATACATGTCTCTTCCATTGCTTGTGGACCTTGGCACACTGCAGTTGTAACCTCTGCAGGGCAACTTTTTACCTTTGGTGATGGAACTTTTGGTGTTTTAGGCCATGGAGATCGCGGCAGTGTCACAATGCCTAGGGAAGTGGAATCTCTCAAGGGTCTACGCACTGTGCGGGCTGCTTGTGGTGTTTGGCATACTGCTGCCGTAGTTGAAGTTATGGTTGGAAGCTCAAGTTCCAGTAATTGCTCTTCAGGGAAGCTATTTACATGGGGAGATGGTGATAAGGGTCGACTAGGGCATGGTGACAAAGAGACTAAACTAGTGCCCACTTGCGTGGCAGCTCTTGTTGACCCTAACTTTTGTCGAGTTTCATGTGGGCACAGCATGACTGTTGCCCTTACGACATCCGGTCATGTTTACACAATGGGAAGTCCCGTATATGGCCAGTTAGGCAATCCTCATGCTGATGGGAAGGTTCCTGTTCGAGTTGAAGGAaagctttcaaaaagtttTGTGGAAGAAATAGCTTGTGGTGCCTATCATGTTGCTGTTTTAACTTCAAGAACTGAAGTCTACACTTGGGGCAAGGGTGCAAATGGTCGTTTGGGTCATGGTGACACGGATGACCGAAATTCACCAACGTTAGTAGAAGCTTTGAAAGACAAGCAAGTTAAAAGCATTGCATGTGGTACAAATTTTACTGCAGCTATCTGCCTTCATAAATGGGTTTCTGGTTTTGATCAGTCTATGTGTTCTGGCTGCCACTTACCATTTAACTTCAAAAGGAAGCGACATAACTGTTATAATTGTGGACTTGTCTTTTGTCATTCTTGCAGTAGTAAGAAATGTCACAAGGCTTCAATGGCCCCAAATCCTAACAAACCATATCGTGTATGTGATAACTGTTATAACAAACTACGGAAGGCACTTGAAACTGATGCTTCTTCTCAGTCTTCGGTAAGCCGAAGAAGAAGTATCAATCAAGGATCCACTGATTTTGTTGAGAAAGAGGAGAAACCAGAGTCTGTTAAGTCTCGTGCTCAACTTGCTCGATTTTCTTCCATGGAGTCTGTGAAGCAAGGGGAAAACCAGTTttccaagaaaaacaaaaagttcgAATGTAATAGTAGCAGGGTGTCACCGGTTCCAAATGGAGGATCCCAGTGGGGAGCTATTTCTAAATCATTCAATCCAGTGTTTGGGTCATctaaaaaattcttttctGCTTCGGTTCCTGGTTCTAGAATTGTCTCTAGAGCAACATCCCCTATATCAAGGCGAGCAAGTCCACCTCGTTCAACAACACCTACTCCAACTCTTGGAGGCCTTACTTCACCAAAGATTGCAGTTGATGATGCCAAAAGGACAAATGATAGTCTTAGCCAGGAGGTTGTTAAGTTAAAAGCTCAG GTTGAAAATCTTACCCGTAAAGCTCAACTTCAAGAAGTTGAGATGGAAAGAACAACCAAACAGTTGAAGGAAGCACTGGCATTTGCTGCAGCAGAAGCGACAAAGTGCAATGCAGCAAAGGAAGTAATCATGTCACTTACTGCCCAA TTGAAGGAAATGGCAGAAAGACTTCCAGTTGGAGCAGCTCGTAACATCAAATCACCTTCTCTAGCCTCCTTGGGCTCCAGTCCTCCCTTCAATGATGTGGTTACTCCATCAATTGACCGTTCTAATGGTCAAACAATGTCTCTTGAAGCCGATGTTATAGAATCAAACAGTCACTTGCTGTCTAATGGGTCTAGCACTGCAAGTATTCGTAGTTCAGGCCATAATAGACCGGCCAATTCCGATTCGACAACTAGAAATGGTAACAAGGTTAAAGAAAGTGATTCTCGACATGACGCTGAATGGGTTGAGCAAGATGAGCCTGGTGTATATATCACTTTTACCTCACTTCAGGGTGGTGCCAAAGATCTCAAGCGAGTGCGTTTCAG TCGAAAACGGTTTACCGAGAAGCAAGCAGAACAATGGTGGGCGGAAAACCGAGCAAGAGTATACGATCAATATAACGTGCGTACGATCGATAAGTCCAGTGTAGGTGTCGGTAGTGAGGACTTGGCTCACTGA
- the LOC101207728 gene encoding pentatricopeptide repeat-containing protein At5g27110, whose translation MDYVTLLSALRTCTSSKLLKQGKLIHQRIFSCGFQSNIVLSKSLIGFYFSCHDYASAELVFQTNDCPLDVSLWNALLSAYTNNFRFVEALQLFDQLNCNSYVRPDFYTYPVVLKACGGLGRVIYGRRIHNHLLKTGLIWDVFVGSSLMNMYAKCDQFVDAIKLFDEFPQRDVGCWNAVISCYFKDGKAEMALKTFDKMKELGFEPNSVTFTVVVSSCTRLLNLERGKEVHRELIERRILLDAFVLSALVDMYGKCGCLEMAKEVFEKIPRKNAITWNAMITGYSLKGDSRSCIELLMRMNDEGTKPTLMTLTSIIYASSRSVQLRHGKFIHGYILRNRIDVDIFIDVSLIDFYFKCGYVSSAETIFRTISKNEVVSWNVMISGHVMVGNHIQALHIYDNMKEHHVKPDALTFSSTLSACSQLAALDKGRELHYCIINHKLEANEIVMGALLDMYAKCGDVDEARKLFHQLPKRDLVSWTSMIFAYGSHGQASEALRLFDEMQKLNVRADSVTFLAVLSACSHAGLVDEGYMYFNEMVVQYDIKPGIEHYSCLIDLLGRAGRLHEAYEILQRSKETRSDIGLLSTLFSACLLHNNFVLGIQIGKMLIEVDPDDPSTYILLSNMYASVNKWDEVRKVRRKMKELGLKKSPGCSWIEINQRIHPFFAEDKSNPLADGVYECLNILGCHMEKNELEL comes from the coding sequence ATGGATTATGTAACACTATTATCTGCATTGAGAACTTGCACTAGCTCCAAATTATTGAAACAAGGCAAGCTCATTCATCAGAGAATATTTTCTTGTGGCTTTCAATCCAACATCGTTCTCAGCAAATCCCTCATCGGATTTTACTTTTCCTGCCATGATTATGCATCAGCTGAGCTTGTTTTTCAAACCAATGATTGCCCATTGGATGTTTCTTTATGGAATGCTCTTCTCTCTGCTTACACCAACAATTTCAGGTTTGTTGAAGCTTTGCAACTATTTGACCAATTGAATTGTAATTCTTATGTAAGACCGGATTTTTATACTTACCCAGTTGTTCTTAAGGCGTGTGGTGGATTGGGTAGAGTTATTTATGGGAGGAGAATCCATAATCATTTGTTGAAAACGGGTTTGATATGGGATGTTTTTGTGGGCAGTTCTTTGATGAATATGTATGCGAAATGTGATCAGTTTGTTGATGCCATTAAGCTGTTCGATGAATTTCCTCAGAGAGATGTGGGGTGTTGGAATGCAGTTATCTCTTGTTATTTTAAAGATGGTAAGGCTGAGATGGCGTTGAAGAcgtttgataaaatgaaagagtTGGGTTTTGAGCCTAATTCAGTGACTTTTACTGTTGTTGTCTCATCTTGTACTAGACTTTTGAATTTGGAAAGAGGTAAGGAGGTTCATAGGGAGTTGATAGAAAGACGGATTTTGTTGGATGCTTTTGTTCTTTCTGCGCTCGTGGATATGTATGGAAAATGTGGTTGTTTAGAAATGGCCAAAGAAGTTTTTGAGAAAATCCCAAGGAAGAATGCGATCACTTGGAATGCTATGATTACAGGGTATAGCTTGAAAGGTGATAGCAGATCCTGCATTGAACTTCTCATGAGGATGAATGACGAAGGAACTAAACCGACTTTGATGACTTTGACCAGCATTATATATGCTAGCTCGAGGTCTGTTCAACTTCGGCATGGAAAATTTATACATGGatatattttgagaaatagAATAGATGTTGATATCTTCATTGATGTTTCTCTCATTGATTTCTACTTCAAGTGTGGATACGTTTCTTCAGCTGAAACTATCTTCAGAACTATATCCAAGAATGAAGTTGTATCTTGGAATGTCATGATTTCTGGACATGTCATGGTGGGTAATCACATTCAAGCTCTCCATATCTATGATAACATGAAAGAACATCATGTAAAACCAGATGCCTTAACATTTTCTAGCACCTTATCAGCTTGTTCACAGCTAGCAGCCTTGGATAAGGGTAGAGAACTTCACTACTGCATAATCAACCATAAGTTGGAAGCCAATGAAATCGTTATGGGGGCTCTTCTTGATATGTATGCTAAATGTGGGGATGTCGATGAAGCACGCAAACTATTTCATCAATTACCAAAGAGGGATCTTGTGTCATGGACATCGATGATCTTTGCTTATGGATCTCATGGCCAGGCTTCAGAAGCTTTGAGGCTTTTTGATGAAATGCAGAAGTTAAATGTTCGAGCTGATTCAGTTACATTCCTAGCAGTTTTATCTGCTTGTAGCCATGCTGGATTGGTTGATGAAGGCTATATGTATTTCAATGAAATGGTTGTTCAGTATGACATTAAGCCCGGCATTGAACACTATTCATGCTTGATAGATCTACTTGGACGTGCCGGAAGATTACATGAAGCTTATGAGATTCTCCAACGATCAAAAGAGACTAGGAGCGATATCGGATTGCTAAGCACACTGTTTTCTGCATGTCTCTTGCACAATAACTTTGTTTTAGGCATACAAATTGGGAAAATGCTTATAGAGGTAGATCCTGATGATCCATCTACTTACATTCTGCTGTCAAATATGTATGCTTCTGTCAATAAATGGGACGAGGTACGTAAAGTACGacgaaaaatgaaagaactaGGGTTGAAGAAAAGCCCTGGTTGCAGCTGGATAGAGATAAACCAAAGGATCCATCCATTCTTTGCTGAAGATAAGTCAAACCCTCTGGCTGATGGGGTTTATGAATGTCTAAACATTCTAGGTTGTCATATGGAGAAGAATGAACTAGAGCTATAG
- the LOC101207727 gene encoding reactive oxygen species modulator 1, whose product MARDSCLARVTAGVAVGGAVGGAVGAVYGTYEAIRFKVPGLLKIRYIGQTTLGSAAIFGLFLGAGSLIHCGKSY is encoded by the exons ATGGCAAGAGACAGCTGTTTGGCTCGAGTTACTGCCGGAGTTGCCGTTGGTGGCGCCGTAGGAGGAGCCGTCG gtGCTGTATATGGAACTTATGAGGCCATTAGATTTAAG GTGCCAGGACTATTGAAAATTAGGTATATTGGACAAACAACACTTGGAAGTGCTGCCATATTTGGCCTTTTCTTAGGGGCAGGGAGTTTGATACATTGTGGAAAGTCATATTAG
- the LOC101207975 gene encoding serine--glyoxylate aminotransferase-like isoform X1 — MDYVYGPGRNHLFVPGPVNIPEQVLRAMNRNNEDYRSPAVPALTKTLLEDVKKIFKTTSGTPFLFPTTGTGAWESALTNTLSPGDRIVSFLIGQFSLLWIDQQQRLNFKVDVIESDWGEGAKLDVLAAKLAADTDHTIKAVCIVHNETATGVTNDLSLVRRILDEYRHPALFLVDGVSSICALDFRMDDWGVDVALTGSQKALSLPTGIGIVCASPRALEASKTAKSLRVFFDWKDYLKFYNLGTYWPYTPSIQLLYGLRAALDLVFEEGLENVIARHKRLGQATRLAVEAWGLKNCTQKEEWHSDTVTAVLVPPYIDSSEIVRRAWKRYNLSLGLGLNKVAGKVFRIGHLGHLNELQLLGCLAGVEMILKDVGYPVKLGSGVAAASSYFQNNIPLIPSRI; from the exons ATGGACTATGTTTATGGACCTGGAAGGAACCATCTTTTTGTGCCGGGGCCGGTTAATATCCCCGAACAAGTCCTTCGAGCAATGAACCGGAACAATGAGGACTATCGTTCTCCAGCTGTTCCAGCACTGACAAAAACTCTGCTTGAGGATGTCAAAAAGATATTCAAAACCACATCAGGCACTCCATTTTTGTTCCCTACCACAG GTACTGGTGCATGGGAGAGTGCTCTCACAAACACATTGTCTCCGGGAGATCGGATCGTGTCGTTCCTTATTGGTCAATTCAGTTTGCTTTGGATTGATCAACAGCAGCGTCTGAATTTCAAAGTCGACGTGATTGAAAGTGATTGGGGTGAAGGTGCTAAGCTTGATGTTTTAGCTGCAAAGCTTGCAGCTGATACTGATCATACTATAAAGGCAGTTTGCATTGTTCATAATGAGACAGCAACTGGTGTGACTAATGATTTGTCTCTAGTAAGAAGAATACTAG ATGAATATAGGCATCCAGCTCTTTTTCTCGTGGATGGAGTGTCTTCGATATGTGCTCTTGATTTTCGCATGGATGATTGGGGAGTAGATGTGGCTTTAACTGGCTCTCAAAAAGCTCTTTCCCTTCCCACTGGAATCGGTATTGTTTGCGCCAGCCCCCGAGCACTCGAGGCATCTAAAACAGCAAAATCACTCAGAGTTTTCTTTGACTGGAAGGACTATCTCAAGTTCTATAACTTGGGAACATACTGGCCTTACACTCCTTCCATCCAACTCTTATATGGGCTTAGAGCAGCTTTGGATCTTGTATTTGAGGAAGGCCTTGAAAATGTGATTGCGAGACATAAACGTTTAGGCCAAGCGACAAG GCTTGCTGTGGAGGCATGGGGTTTGAAGAACTGCACACAAAAGGAGGAATGGCACAGTGACACTGTGACTGCTGTTCTTGTTCCTCCATACATTGACAGTTCAGAAATTGTTAGAAGGGCTTGGAAGAGATACAATTTGAGTTTAGGTCTTGGCCTCAACAAAGTTGCTGGTAAAGTCTTCAGAATTGGCCACCTTGGCCACCTAAACGAG TTGCAACTGTTGGGTTGTCTTGCTGGTGTGGAGATGATTCTGAAGGATGTTGGTTATCCAGTGAAGCTTGGAAGTGGTGTTGCAGCAGcttcttcatattttcagAACAACATCCCTCTCATTCCTTCTCGGATTTGA
- the LOC101207975 gene encoding serine--glyoxylate aminotransferase-like (The RefSeq protein has 6 substitutions compared to this genomic sequence), with translation MDYVYGPGRNHLFVPGPVNIPEQVLRAMNRNNEDYRSPAVPALTKTLLEDVKKIFKTSSGTPFLFPTTGTGAWESALTNTLSPGDRIVSFLIGQFSLLWIDQQQRLNFKVDVIESEWGEGAKLDVLAAKLAADTDHTIKAVCIVHNETATGVTNDLSLVRRILDEYRHPALFLVDGVSSICALDFRMDDWGVDVALTGSQKALSLPTGIGIVCASPRALEASKTAKSLRVFFDWKDYLKFYNLGTYWPYTPSIQLLYGLRAALDLVFEEGLENVIARHKRLGQATRLAVEAWGLKNCTQKEEWHSDTVTAVVVPPYIDSAEIVRRAWKRYNLSLGLGLNKVAGKVFRIGHLGNLNELQLLGCLAGVEMILKDVGYPVKLGSGVAAASSYLQNNIPLIPSRI, from the exons ATGGACTATGTTTATGGACCTGGAAGGAACCATCTTTTTGTGCCGGGGCCGGTTAATATCCCCGAACAAGTCCTTCGAGCAATGAACCGGAACAATGAGGACTATCGTTCTCCAGCTGTTCCAGCACTGACAAAAACTCTGCTTGAGGATGTCAAAAAGATATTCAAAACCACATCAGGCACTCCATTTTTGTTCCCTACCACAG GTACTGGTGCATGGGAGAGTGCTCTCACAAACACATTGTCTCCGGGAGATCGGATCGTGTCGTTCCTTATTGGTCAATTCAGTTTGCTTTGGATTGATCAACAGCAGCGTCTGAATTTCAAAGTCGACGTGATTGAAAGTGATTGGGGTGAAGGTGCTAAGCTTGATGTTTTAGCTGCAAAGCTTGCAGCTGATACTGATCATACTATAAAGGCAGTTTGCATTGTTCATAATGAGACAGCAACTGGTGTGACTAATGATTTGTCTCTAGTAAGAAGAATACTAG ATGAATATAGGCATCCAGCTCTTTTTCTCGTGGATGGAGTGTCTTCGATATGTGCTCTTGATTTTCGCATGGATGATTGGGGAGTAGATGTGGCTTTAACTGGCTCTCAAAAAGCTCTTTCCCTTCCCACTGGAATCGGTATTGTTTGCGCCAGCCCCCGAGCACTCGAGGCATCTAAAACAGCAAAATCACTCAGAGTTTTCTTTGACTGGAAGGACTATCTCAAGTTCTATAACTTGGGAACATACTGGCCTTACACTCCTTCCATCCAACTCTTATATGGGCTTAGAGCAGCTTTGGATCTTGTATTTGAGGAAGGCCTTGAAAATGTGATTGCGAGACATAAACGTTTAGGCCAAGCGACAAG GCTTGCTGTGGAGGCATGGGGTTTGAAGAACTGCACACAAAAGGAGGAATGGCACAGTGACACTGTGACTGCTGTTCTTGTTCCTCCATACATTGACAGTTCAGAAATTGTTAGAAGGGCTTGGAAGAGATACAATTTGAGTTTAGGTCTTGGCCTCAACAAAGTTGCTGGTAAAGTCTTCAGAATTGGCCACCTTGGCCACCTAAACGAG TTGCAACTGTTGGGTTGTCTTGCTGGTGTGGAGATGATTCTGAAGGATGTTGGTTATCCAGTGAAGCTTGGAAGTGGTGTTGCAGCAGcttcttcatattttcagAACAACATCCCTCTCATTCCTTCTCGGATTTGA